The Argopecten irradians isolate NY chromosome 6, Ai_NY, whole genome shotgun sequence genome has a window encoding:
- the LOC138325267 gene encoding inactive pancreatic lipase-related protein 1-like, translating into MSTLLLAIAIVITSATVTSGYLTGMWPWKTCKTACYLGFGCYSSEKPFDNTQGVLPLSPKKQGLHFLLYTRKNPVKARKLNWGQKRIQGKFNLKRNSVFIIHGWMDSAKNPKIRQMRKMILRFHDVNVFAVNWKRGAAHNLYYQSAANTRIVAAMISKFLIRLNYELGYSMEKVHIIGHSLGAQMAGYIGTEVKGIGRISGIDPAGPSFEGYPPETTLDPTDALFVDVLHTDAKDLFVLGHPGFGAKSRMGHADFYANGGHSQPGCPSTMNQQLGLIVTGSIDVFMNMGCSHIRAMNLYLESINIRKCKFTSYNCTHGEDFTVSEGCNSCENGCAIMGYHSNIGNPRGVFVLNTNDKSPFCIPEAVQLPESDNETIIDS; encoded by the exons cCGGTTACCTAACTGGGATGTGGCCGTGGAAGACGTGCAAGACGGCCTGCTATCTTGGCTTTGGTTGCTACAGTAGTGAAAAGCCGTTCGACAACACTCAGGGTGTATTGCCTTTATCACCAAAGAAACAGGGGCTGCACTTCCTCCTATACACCCGAAAAAATCCTGTGAAAGCCCGTAAGCTCAACTGGGGCCAGAAAAGAATCCAGGGGAAATTCAATCTTAAGCGAAACTCTGTGTTCATCATTCATGGCTGGATGGACAGCGCAAAGAACCCAAAGATTCGTCAAATGAGAAAAATGATTTTGCGATTC CATGACGTCAACGTTTTTGCCGTAAACTGGAAGAGAGGTGCTGCTCACAATCTGTACTACCAATCCGCTGCTAACACTAGAATCGTCGCCGCCATGATCTCCAAGTTCTTGATAAGACTTAATTACGAACTGGGCTACAGCATGGAAAAGGTCCACATCATTGGCCACAGTCTTGGAGCACAAATGGCTGGCTATATCGGTACCGAGGTCAAGGGCATCGGTCGGATCTCAG GTATAGACCCCGCCGGACCGTCATTCGAAGGGTACCCGCCGGAGACAACCCTAGACCCCACTGATGCCCTGTTTGTAGACGTTCTTCACACTGACGCGAAGGATTTGTTTGTGCTAG GTCATCCTGGATTTGGCGCTAAGTCAAGAATGGGGCATGCCGATTTTTATGCGAATGGTGGACATTCCCAGCCAGGATGTCCTTCCACGATGAACCAACAGCTAGGCCTGATAGTGACCGGAAGTATTG aTGTCTTCATGAACATGGGATGTAGTCACATCCGGGCAATGAATCTGTATCTGGAATCTATCAATATACGAAAGTGTAAATTTACCTCGTACAACTGTACACATGGGGAGGACTTTACTGTTTCAGAGGGCTGTAACAGCTGTGAAAATGGATGTGCTATCATGGGTTATCACTCAAACATTGGCAACCCACGTGGCGTCTTTGTACTGAACACAAACGATAAGTCGCCATTTTGTATACCGGAAGCAGTTCAATTACCAGAATCAGATAACGAAACAATTATAGATTCTTGA